TGGAAGGTTTCCACAAAGAGCCTGCGGGAGGAGAGCGATTCCGTGACCGGGATGTTCGGTGTCTCGATTCAGGGCCTGTCCGGCCAGATGCTGGTCGGCCTGCTCAACGGCTCTTTCTACGCCATCCTCAGCCTCGGGCTGGCGATCATCTTCGGCCTTCTCAACATCATCAACTTCGCCCACGGCGCCCAGTACATGATGGGCGCGTTCCTGGCCTGGATCGGGATGACGTACCTCGGCATCGACTACTGGTGGGCGCTGCTGCTCTCGCCGCTGCTGGTCGGAGCGTTCGGCATGCTCCTCGAGCAAAGCATGCTGAAAAGGCTCTACAAGCTGGATCACCTCTACGGGCTGCTCCTCACATTCGGCCTGGCGCTGATCATCGAAGGCCTCTTTCGTTACCGGTTCGGCATATCGGGCGAAAGCTACCCCGTAACCGAAGGACTGTCGGGCGGGAGGAATCTCGGCTTCATGTTCCTGCCGAAGTACCGGGTCTGGGTCGTGGCGGCATCGCTGTTCGTTTGCTTCGGCACGTGGTACGTCATCGAGCGCACCAAGCTCGGGTCCTACCTGCGGGCCGGGACGGAAAATCCGCAACTTCTGCAGGCGTTCGGGATCAACGTGCCCCTGATGATCACGCTGACCTACGGGTACGGCGTGGCGCTGGCCGCGTTCGCCGGCGTTCTGGCCGCGCCGATTTTCAACGTGAACCCGGTGATGGGGTCGAACCTCATCATCGCCGTGTTCGCGGTCGTGGTGGTCGGCGGCATGGGCTCGATCATGGGTTCCATCGTGACCGGTCTCGGGCTCGGCCTGATCGAGGGAATCGTCAAATCCGGGATGATCGCCAACCTGCTCAGCTCGCTCTTCGATTCGGTGCCCGTGGCGCGATCCCTCGTCTATCCGATCAAGCTGCTCTTTTCCCCCGAGGCGTCGGCGGTGACCATCTTCGTGGTCATGGCCATCGTTCTGCTGGTGCGGCCGGCGGGCCTGTTCGGGAGGGAGCGGTAAGACATGTCCCGGATCAAGATGAACGACGTGGCGTGGGGATTGCTCATCGTGTCTGGTATCGCGGCTCCGTTCCTCGTGTACCCGGTGTTCGCGATGAAGATCCTGTGTCTCGCGTTGTTCGCGTGCGCGTTCAACCTGCTCCTCGGCTACACCGGCCTCCTCTCCTTCGGGCACGCGGCCTTCCTCGGCACCGCCGGGTACGTCACGGGCCATACCGTCAAGGTCCTCGGGTTTCAACCCGAGCTGGGTATCCTGGCAGGCACCGCGGCGGCCGCGGTGCTCGGTTACGTCGTCGGCAGCCTGGCGATACGGCGCTCGGGGATCTACTTCGCGATGATCACCCTGGCCCTGGCGCAGATGGTGTACTTCATGTTTCTGCAGATGCCTTTCACGGGAGGGGAGGACGGGCTGCAAGGGGTGCCTCGCGGGAAACTGTTCGGCCGGATCGACCTGATGCAACCCCTGTATATGTACTACTTCGTATTCGCGATCTTCCTGGCAGGGTTCTGGGTCATCTACCGGACGATCCATTCTCCGTTCGGCCAGGTGCTCAAGGCGATCCGGGAAAACGAGCCGAGGGCGATTTCCCTCGGCTACGACGTGGGAAAATACAAATTGACCGCATTCGTGCTCTCGGCGGCTCTTTCGGGACTGGCGGGGGCGACCAAATCGCTCGTGTTCCAGCTGGCGTCTCTCACCGATGTGCACTGGCATACGTCGGGGGAGGTGGTGCTGATGACGCTGCTCGGCGGGATGGGAACGGTGTTCGGGCCCGTCATCGGAGCATCCGTCGTCGTCAGCCTGCAGAACTACGGTGCGAATATCGGCGAATGGGTGATCGTGATCACCGGTACGATTTTCGTCATCTGCGTGCTGGCGTTTCGCCGCGGCATCGTGGGCGAGATCGCGGTCCTGTTCAGGAAATGACTTCCGCCGCACGATCCTGAAAACGGCATCTCTCACCGTGCCCGGCCTGGAGTTGTTCTTGACAGGTTGCGCTGGAAGCCTTAACGTATGAACAGGCGTGCAAGTGTGCGAGGGATCCATGGAACGCGAAGACGCGGATGTATGCGAAATCCATTACGTAAATGAGGCCCATGTGCGGAGCGCCCGCAAGGCGCTCTCTCCCGACCGGGAGATCCTGTCGCTCGCGGAGGCGTTCCGCACGCTTGGGGATCCGACCCGGGTGAAGATCCTCCAGGCCCTTTCCGTGGAGGAGCTCTGCGTTTGCGATCTGGCCAAGCTTCTGGGCGTCAGCGAATCGGCGACCTCCCACCAGCTCCGGGTCCTGCGGAGCCAGAGACTCGTCCGATACAGGAAGGAAGGGAAGATGGCCTATTATTTGCTCGACGATGCCCATATCGACGTCCTGATGAAAGTGGCGTTGCGTCACGTCCGCGAGGGGGCGGGTCAAGCTTCGGGGAGGGCGGAGCGGGTCCGCGAGAGCATCGGGAGCGTGGAGTAGGAGCGCAAATTTTTTTCTCCCAATGTATGCATGTATGTTCATACGTTACCGATGATGCGCAGGNNNNNNNNNNNNNNNNNNNNNNNNNNNNNNNNNNNNGGGGATGGAAAGCGGGAAGGTGCAATCGGCGGCGAACTGTTCCTGTGGCGACGTCTGCACGCTGGTTTTGCGAAGGGTTTTCCGGGTCGAGGGGATGGATTGCGCCCATGAATCCGGGCCGATCCTATCCGCCCTGTCGGGCCTTCCCGGAGTCGGGAGGGCGGTTCCTTCCTATTCCGATTCGACGCTCACTGTGGAGTTCGACCCGCATGCCGTTTCCCCCGAACGAATCGCGCAGGCGATCTCCGGGGCGGGGTTCAAGGTCCGCATCGACGATCGCGGGGCGGAAGCGCTGACCTGGTGGGAGCGTCACGGGCGCCTGGCGACGACCTCCGTTTCAGGTGTCGCGTTGGGTACCGGGCTGCTCCTCCGGTTCATGGGGGTTCGGCCGCCGGTTGCGAAGTTGTTCCTCCTGGCGGCGACGGTTTCCGGCGGTTGGTACGTCGCGCGCCGCGCCTGGCAGGCCCTCCGTCATGGCCAGCTCGAAATGAACACGCTCATGGGCATCGCCGCCGTCGGCGCCATCTTCATCGGAGAGTGGGCGGAAGCGGGCTCCGCCATGTTCCTGTTCTCGCTCGCCCAACTGCTGGAAGCCCGAAGCATGGACCGCGCCCGTAACGCCATCCGGCGTCTTCTGGACCTGTCTCCCAAGGAAGCCACTGTCCGCAAGGAGGATGGAGATATCCGGCTGCCCGTCGACCGGATCGCGGTCGGAGACGTGGTCGTCCTGCGTCCCGGAGAACGGGTTCCGGTGGACGGGATCGTTCTGGAGGGGACCTCCTCCGTCAACCAGGCGCCGATCACCGGGGAATCGTTGCCGGTGGCCAAGACCCGGGGATCCCGCGTGCTCGCGGGGAGCCTCAATGGCCGGGGCGTCCTGGAGTTCCGAACGGAGAAGCCCGCCTCGGACAGCTCGCTCGCCCGGATCATCCACCTCGTCGAGAATGCCCAGGCGCAACGCGCCAGGAGCCAGACCTTCATCGACGGGTTCGCCCGTTACTACACGCCCGCGATGATCGTTTTCGCTTTGGGTCTGGTCCTCGTCCCTCCGTTTCTGTTCGGACAAGTCTTTTCGACCTGGCTCTACCGGGGGCTCGTGGTCCTGGTGATCGCATGCCCGTGCGCACTGGTGATCTCGACGCCCGTCTCCATCGTCTGCGGCCTCACGCGGGCGGCCCGTGAAGGAATCCTGTTCAAAGGGGGCGTGTATCTCGAAGAACTGGGCAAGATCCGCACCTTTTTTTTCGACAAGACCGGAACCCTGACCAAGGGAAAACCGGAAGTTGTCCACGTCGAGTCTTTTTGCGATCTCCCCGAGGAGGAACTTCTCCGACTTGCCGCGTCCCTCGAATCCCGGTCCGAACATCCGTTGGCCGGCGCCATCCTCGATGCCGCGGGAAGGAACGGGGCCACCGACGAGCTGCCCGCGCCGACGTTCGTCCAGGCCGTTCCCGGCATGGGGATCCGGGGAAAGGTGAACGGGGAGGCTTATACCCTCGGGAACGCCGCCTTCTTCGATAACGGATCGGGATTGAGCGGTCCCCAGAGGGAGGTCGTGGGAGAGTGGGAGCGCAAAGGAGCCACGGTCGTGTTGATCGGGATCGGGAAGACGCCGCTCGGGATGGTCGTCCTCCGGGACTCCGTTCGGGAGGAGGCGAACGCAGGCCTGTCCGAGCTGCGCCTCCTGGGCGCGAAGGAGTTGACGATGTTGACCGGAGACAACCCGGAGACGGGAAAGGCGATCGCATCGCAGCTTTCCCTCGACACGGTCCATGCGGGGCTCTTGCCGGAGGATAAGGTTGCGCTGGTCCGGGAGGCCGTGGAGAAGGGGAGGAAGGTGGCGATGGTGGGCGACGGGATCAACGACGCCCCGTCGTTGGCCTCGGCAACCGTAGGCGTGGTCATGGGGGCGGCCGGGACCGGCGTGGCGCTGGAGGCGGGGGACGTGGCGCTCATGGGGGACGACCTTCGCAAACTTCCCTTCGCCGTCCGCTTGGGGCGCCGGATGCTGCGGATTATCCGGTTCAACGTCGCCTTCTCCCTGGCGACCAAGGCGGTGTTCCTCGTCCTGGCCACCATGGGGATGGTCACCCTCTGGATGGGGGTCGCCGCGGACATGGGATCGTCGCTGCTCGTCATCGGCAACAGCATGCGGCTCCTTAGGGGGCCGCGCGGATGGAAGCGAGGACGAAAGCCGTGATATTCTTGCTATTGGATTACGAATAGCATAATGTGTTTGCATAAATGCAGAGCCTTACTGAGAAAGCACTCAAGTTGGCGCCGCCTGGCGGGTTGTTCGATGAGACGGTCATCCACAACCTGTTTCCGGACATCAGTATCGGCGCGCGCGGCCTGTTGGTGCATCGGGCATGTAAAGCGGGCGAAATCCTGCGCCTGAAACCCGGGCTTTTCGTGCTCGGCCAGCCGTATCGGAAGTCCGAGCCGCACCCGTTCGTGGTGGCGGCCATGCTGCACGCCCCGTCCCACATCAGCCTGGAATCCGCCTTGGCGTATCACGGCCTGATCCCCGAGGCGGTCTACCAGGTGAGCAGTGTCACGGTCGGGCGCAGCCGGGAGTTCTCCACGCCGCTGGGGGTGTTCGATTTCCGTAGGGTGCCGGCGCGCGCGCCGCGTGCCGGGGTCGAGGCCGTGGCGGTCACGCGCAGCGCTTGGGCGTTTGTCGCCTCGCCCTTGCGCGCCATCGCCGACAAGGTCTAC
The sequence above is drawn from the Deltaproteobacteria bacterium CG2_30_66_27 genome and encodes:
- a CDS encoding branched-chain amino acid ABC transporter permease; protein product: MSRIKMNDVAWGLLIVSGIAAPFLVYPVFAMKILCLALFACAFNLLLGYTGLLSFGHAAFLGTAGYVTGHTVKVLGFQPELGILAGTAAAAVLGYVVGSLAIRRSGIYFAMITLALAQMVYFMFLQMPFTGGEDGLQGVPRGKLFGRIDLMQPLYMYYFVFAIFLAGFWVIYRTIHSPFGQVLKAIRENEPRAISLGYDVGKYKLTAFVLSAALSGLAGATKSLVFQLASLTDVHWHTSGEVVLMTLLGGMGTVFGPVIGASVVVSLQNYGANIGEWVIVITGTIFVICVLAFRRGIVGEIAVLFRK
- a CDS encoding cadmium-translocating P-type ATPase; amino-acid sequence: MDCAHESGPILSALSGLPGVGRAVPSYSDSTLTVEFDPHAVSPERIAQAISGAGFKVRIDDRGAEALTWWERHGRLATTSVSGVALGTGLLLRFMGVRPPVAKLFLLAATVSGGWYVARRAWQALRHGQLEMNTLMGIAAVGAIFIGEWAEAGSAMFLFSLAQLLEARSMDRARNAIRRLLDLSPKEATVRKEDGDIRLPVDRIAVGDVVVLRPGERVPVDGIVLEGTSSVNQAPITGESLPVAKTRGSRVLAGSLNGRGVLEFRTEKPASDSSLARIIHLVENAQAQRARSQTFIDGFARYYTPAMIVFALGLVLVPPFLFGQVFSTWLYRGLVVLVIACPCALVISTPVSIVCGLTRAAREGILFKGGVYLEELGKIRTFFFDKTGTLTKGKPEVVHVESFCDLPEEELLRLAASLESRSEHPLAGAILDAAGRNGATDELPAPTFVQAVPGMGIRGKVNGEAYTLGNAAFFDNGSGLSGPQREVVGEWERKGATVVLIGIGKTPLGMVVLRDSVREEANAGLSELRLLGAKELTMLTGDNPETGKAIASQLSLDTVHAGLLPEDKVALVREAVEKGRKVAMVGDGINDAPSLASATVGVVMGAAGTGVALEAGDVALMGDDLRKLPFAVRLGRRMLRIIRFNVAFSLATKAVFLVLATMGMVTLWMGVAADMGSSLLVIGNSMRLLRGPRGWKRGRKP
- a CDS encoding branched-chain amino acid ABC transporter permease is translated as MFGVSIQGLSGQMLVGLLNGSFYAILSLGLAIIFGLLNIINFAHGAQYMMGAFLAWIGMTYLGIDYWWALLLSPLLVGAFGMLLEQSMLKRLYKLDHLYGLLLTFGLALIIEGLFRYRFGISGESYPVTEGLSGGRNLGFMFLPKYRVWVVAASLFVCFGTWYVIERTKLGSYLRAGTENPQLLQAFGINVPLMITLTYGYGVALAAFAGVLAAPIFNVNPVMGSNLIIAVFAVVVVGGMGSIMGSIVTGLGLGLIEGIVKSGMIANLLSSLFDSVPVARSLVYPIKLLFSPEASAVTIFVVMAIVLLVRPAGLFGRER